The Bacteriovorax sp. BAL6_X genome window below encodes:
- a CDS encoding ATP synthase F0 subunit C, whose protein sequence is MENTQAIKYIAYFLAMAIAAYGGTAAQSRAASVALEGIARNPSAADKIQTPMILGLALMESLVIFVLISVFLAG, encoded by the coding sequence ATGGAAAACACTCAAGCAATTAAGTACATCGCGTATTTCTTAGCAATGGCTATCGCTGCATACGGTGGTACTGCTGCACAATCAAGAGCTGCATCTGTTGCTCTAGAAGGTATCGCAAGAAACCCATCTGCTGCTGACAAGATTCAAACTCCAATGATCCTTGGTCTAGCACTTATGGAATCACTTGTAATTTTCGTACTTATCTCAGTATTCCTTGCTGGTTAA
- the atpB gene encoding F0F1 ATP synthase subunit A — MKKIALLLTTIFATNAHAAGGFLWLGELSHALHLGYVDHIFTKSFVAIIILLVALLYRMRVSKMTLDETVVPDRGISLRNIVEMYGSFIYTQCRAVLGEDDAPKYFKFISFLFITIFLANVIGLVPGFLPPTEYINTTLALGVLSFVYYNIKGCKELGTMNYLAHFAGPLWYMAILIFPIEILSNFIRPLSLALRLRGNMMGDHHVLTTFLNLEILGVNVGMFGAAIPFYLLGLLVCFIQAYVFTMLSMVYISLATAHHDHDEHHAH; from the coding sequence ATGAAAAAAATAGCCCTTCTTTTAACTACAATATTTGCAACAAATGCACATGCAGCAGGTGGTTTCCTTTGGTTAGGTGAACTTTCACATGCTCTTCACTTAGGTTATGTAGATCACATCTTCACTAAGTCATTCGTTGCAATCATCATTTTACTTGTAGCGCTTCTTTATAGAATGCGTGTTTCTAAAATGACTCTAGATGAGACAGTAGTTCCAGATAGAGGAATTTCTTTAAGAAACATCGTTGAGATGTATGGATCATTTATCTACACTCAATGTCGTGCAGTTCTTGGTGAAGATGATGCACCAAAATACTTCAAGTTCATTTCGTTCCTATTTATTACAATTTTCTTAGCGAACGTTATCGGTCTTGTTCCAGGTTTCTTACCACCAACTGAATACATCAATACAACTCTTGCTCTTGGTGTACTTTCATTTGTTTATTACAACATTAAAGGTTGTAAAGAACTTGGTACAATGAATTACCTTGCACACTTTGCAGGGCCACTTTGGTACATGGCAATCTTAATTTTCCCAATTGAGATTCTTTCAAACTTTATTCGTCCACTATCTCTAGCATTACGTCTTAGAGGTAACATGATGGGTGACCACCACGTACTTACAACATTCCTTAACCTTGAAATTCTTGGTGTAAATGTTGGTATGTTTGGTGCTGCAATTCCATTCTACTTACTTGGACTTCTAGTTTGTTTTATCCAAGCTTACGTATTTACAATGTTATCAATGGTTTATATTAGTCTTGCAACTGCTCACCACGATCATGATGAGCACCACGCACACTAA
- a CDS encoding O-antigen ligase: protein MTESRKLNLFAWAIFFYLVMTVFHKAFVSIGMLLILVLAFYTSKESFIAVFKEKKHIFLISLVLTFVLSIVVTGEGELNKIKYYIPPILFTAAFYQYGPKISDQWIRRIVFWVLTLSAISSVVGFIAVNFDYHILKFKLVSTPRNRGAFLGIMYYSYTNAIICVMSAALLVHYKKFKKYVDIKLVIITLILNLIGLYFTYTRGAILAFIAGLPFIFYYTNRKTFISFFLTGLLLASAVLYIIFGNSGLSFYRFKPNSTSDNARIVMFKTAAIMYTRKPVLGYGFQNYQEPCKIVQDELDLKPRWCHFHSHNQYLDAFALAGTFGGVAFLLFFGSWLFTYLVGYRDIYLFSLPGLVTFLAICMTDTPFYMSSVVSIIFVLYGMLYVKREA from the coding sequence ATGACAGAATCAAGAAAGCTCAATTTGTTTGCTTGGGCCATTTTCTTTTACTTAGTAATGACAGTTTTTCACAAAGCTTTTGTTTCTATCGGAATGCTTTTGATTCTTGTATTAGCATTTTACACTTCAAAAGAATCATTCATTGCTGTTTTTAAAGAGAAGAAGCATATCTTTCTTATTAGTTTAGTCCTTACTTTTGTTTTATCAATAGTAGTAACTGGTGAAGGTGAACTTAATAAAATTAAATATTACATCCCTCCTATATTATTCACAGCTGCATTTTATCAATATGGCCCAAAAATATCTGATCAGTGGATTAGAAGAATTGTATTTTGGGTATTAACTCTTAGTGCAATCAGTTCTGTTGTCGGATTTATAGCGGTTAACTTTGATTATCATATTTTAAAATTTAAATTAGTTAGTACTCCAAGAAATAGGGGGGCATTTCTTGGGATCATGTATTACTCGTATACGAATGCAATCATATGCGTAATGTCAGCAGCTCTTTTAGTTCATTACAAAAAATTTAAAAAATATGTGGATATTAAATTAGTAATTATCACTTTAATCTTAAATCTTATCGGTCTTTACTTTACATACACTCGTGGTGCTATTCTTGCTTTTATTGCAGGACTTCCATTCATATTTTATTACACAAACAGAAAAACTTTCATTTCATTTTTTCTTACAGGCTTATTACTAGCTTCTGCAGTTCTATATATAATCTTTGGTAATTCTGGTCTTTCTTTCTATCGCTTTAAACCAAACTCAACAAGTGATAATGCACGAATTGTTATGTTTAAAACTGCTGCCATTATGTATACAAGAAAACCTGTACTAGGCTACGGTTTTCAAAATTATCAAGAACCTTGTAAAATTGTTCAAGATGAACTTGATTTAAAACCTAGATGGTGTCATTTCCACTCACACAATCAATACCTAGATGCATTTGCACTAGCTGGAACATTCGGTGGAGTTGCATTCTTATTATTTTTTGGTTCGTGGCTTTTCACATACCTAGTTGGTTATAGAGACATTTATTTATTTTCTTTACCAGGATTAGTAACGTTCCTAGCAATCTGTATGACAGATACGCCGTTCTATATGAGCTCAGTCGTTTCAATTATTTTTGTACTCTACGGAATGCTTTACGTAAAAAGAGAAGCTTAA
- a CDS encoding transposase, whose amino-acid sequence MPRQKRIFQNNFPYHVTRRTNNRDWFSIPINEVWDLVKESLKYAQDNAPTKIHAFVLMSNHYHLLVSTPKCNLHHFMMYFNRRFSRELNRRAKRENHCFANEYKATIVNDQRYLETVYRYIYQNPIRAGLTEDIHSYPYSSLHFSSYEAKQFNFEPHFHFAKEKAFGEKRYCAEMENIIKSGLRRGEFKLSEKNKRLVHRYL is encoded by the coding sequence ATGCCTAGACAAAAAAGAATTTTCCAAAATAACTTTCCATATCATGTGACAAGAAGAACGAATAATCGCGATTGGTTTTCAATACCGATTAATGAAGTTTGGGACTTAGTAAAAGAGTCACTAAAGTATGCACAAGATAATGCACCTACAAAAATACACGCCTTTGTTTTAATGTCTAATCACTATCATTTGTTAGTTTCTACTCCCAAATGTAATCTTCATCATTTTATGATGTATTTCAATCGAAGATTTTCTCGTGAACTTAATAGACGGGCCAAGCGTGAGAATCATTGCTTTGCCAATGAGTACAAAGCTACGATCGTTAATGACCAAAGATATTTAGAGACAGTCTATCGCTATATTTATCAAAACCCTATACGTGCAGGGCTTACAGAAGATATTCATAGTTATCCTTATAGCTCTTTGCACTTTAGTTCATATGAAGCTAAGCAGTTTAACTTTGAACCACATTTTCACTTTGCAAAAGAAAAAGCTTTTGGAGAAAAACGCTACTGTGCTGAAATGGAAAACATTATAAAGAGTGGTCTTAGGAGAGGCGAGTTTAAATTATCTGAAAAAAATAAGAGGTTAGTACATCGATACCTATAA
- a CDS encoding lipopolysaccharide assembly protein LapB, producing MQKLLKQMMKMDQLLKSKFIRASFLLALVLLTSCDFTPRIHKDILIAQNHISNQEYAQAVKQYHKILEMAPNDEIKIKINYQIAELYAVSLGHYKRGIHFYEKIPKLTTDPVWLVKTQERIGEIAFLYINDYAKAAEVYNQLSAFRPKLSNHDLYEFRLARSYIKLKQYDKANEHLVSMHNNGNHKYFVDSFFQSGIMYFESQDWNRAVQYFREYIKREDRRDLKVRAIFLMANCYETLERLQTAYDLYYSILGEYPNNKVIQDRLNSVYERRVARKR from the coding sequence TTGCAAAAATTATTGAAGCAGATGATGAAGATGGATCAACTTCTGAAGAGTAAATTCATAAGGGCCAGTTTTCTACTGGCCCTCGTTTTACTTACATCTTGTGATTTCACTCCAAGAATTCACAAAGATATCCTCATTGCGCAAAATCACATCTCAAATCAAGAGTATGCCCAAGCAGTGAAGCAGTACCATAAGATCTTAGAGATGGCGCCAAATGATGAAATCAAAATTAAGATTAATTACCAAATTGCGGAACTCTATGCTGTCTCTCTTGGCCATTATAAGCGTGGAATTCATTTCTATGAGAAAATTCCAAAGCTTACAACAGATCCAGTTTGGCTGGTAAAAACTCAAGAACGTATTGGTGAGATTGCTTTTCTTTATATCAATGACTACGCCAAGGCCGCAGAGGTTTATAATCAGCTTTCTGCCTTTAGGCCTAAGCTTTCTAATCACGACTTATACGAATTTCGTCTGGCCCGTTCATATATCAAGTTAAAGCAATATGATAAGGCCAATGAACACTTAGTTTCCATGCACAATAACGGAAACCACAAGTACTTCGTTGATAGTTTCTTTCAATCGGGAATTATGTATTTTGAGTCGCAAGACTGGAATCGCGCCGTTCAGTACTTTCGCGAGTACATCAAGCGTGAAGATCGCCGCGACCTCAAAGTGCGCGCAATTTTTCTCATGGCCAACTGCTATGAAACACTTGAACGTCTTCAAACTGCTTACGACCTCTACTATTCAATCCTAGGGGAATACCCAAATAACAAAGTTATCCAAGATCGCCTTAACTCTGTCTACGAACGCCGTGTAGCGAGGAAGAGATAA